CATAAACCCATTTTTGGGGATTTCATTAGGATGTTTTCATGTGCCAACCCATGCATACCTAACACCAGTCCTAAGGGCTGCTCAGTGCATAGGATGACACCCAGAAACTCGTTGCTTCCCAGGAAGCCACCCCAAAAGGAAAGTGATTCATGCATGGGGCTGAGTGTGCCTTTTCCTCATAAGGGAAgctttttagtttttgttgCTGACTTGCAAAATGAAAGGGCCTTCTGTATCATCATATGATGCTGAGGATGTGGGAATGGACATAGGGCCATTACCTTTCTGTCATACGTGGGGACGAAGGTGAGGAACTCGTCCACGTGGCCCACGCTCAACCACTCTGAGTAAACCTCCACTGGCGCCTGCACCTTCTGGGCGTAAAGGAAATCCCTGACCACCTTCGACATCCGACGGCCGGAGGCCCTGAGGGTagaggcaggaggaagcaggggTGATTGCTCCCCAAAATGCCCAATCCACAGGGGAAAAGGGGCATTTTGAAGGGAATCATCAGTATTTATGCCTGCCTCAGAAGGGAAGAGGTGGTAAATTGACCAAATCTGATGGCCACATCTAATCTGAAACTCCTACATTGTGTGGGGTATAGAGATAGATGCCGGGAAATATATAGCTCATCCCATCCCTCTGTGCCTTAAATCCCTCCCTACATTTTCCTagacagccagcagcaggctgagaaGACATTAATTAAAACTTCTTGTAATAAGGGATAATTACAGCCCTGGTGTGGCTGGGAAAATCCCATTTTCCCATCAGGGTAAGCGAGGGATGGAGCTGCATGGCCTGCTCTGTTTACTGTCCTGGTTGAAACCTCAAGATTTAGTCTTGCTGTTGTTTGTCCAGATGAAGAGCCGCCTTTGTGCAGGGTTTTGCAGGACACTGTTGCTTCCTGTGCCAAgggcacagaagaaaacaattcccaGTTATTCAGGAATTTACCCTTTGCTGaattcctctgcttttcctttcaataGGGAAAACGAAAAATATAGGCGTGGTGCTTGGGGTACTGTAGGATCAGggtgaaagggaagaagggagacAATAATAGGGTTTACAAGGGGAGAAGGAACAGCAACATGGTCTGCATATGAAATTTGCAATTAGGATGGCACTTTGTTGGCATTTGgcccaaatatttttttgtagcAAAGCAGTTTTGGGTGCTTTCCTGTCTCACCAGGGCAGGGGGCTGCCGATGAGGATGCGTCCCAGTGGATACTCCTTGCCTCGCACTGTCACCGGAGGGCTCACATCCAGGTTGCCAAAGGAGTCAAGGCTGCAGGCGTCACATCCAGGGGGCACACGGGTCACGTAGCCAAAATCAGGACCCTGGGGAGAGAGGGGAGCAGTGATGGGGAGCCCTCGAGGATGACTTTTGGGGCAATAAAGGCAATAGCAATGCCTCAGCGCACCAGGATCTTCTTAAAAGCAAAGTCTTTCAAGCCTCTGTTCCTGGGCGAGTCGAAGACCACAGGGAAGGACTTGTGTGGTGCCTCCACGTAGCCAAACTCCAGCTCGTCCTGTTGGGgtgaaagaggaggagaaggaggaagaaggctCCTGGGCATGAGAGCCAACATGGCAATGCGTACAGCGAGGATGGAGCAGGACATGGGGCAGACCTGTCACAATTCAGTTCTTGCAGTGTCCCACAGAGTCCCTCTTGCAATGGGTTCTCTCTTGCAATGCCCCATGAGGTTCCTCTTACAATGGGGTCCTTCTCACAATAGGGTCCCATTGCAATGTCTCATGGGGTCCCTCCTATAATGCCCTTACGAGGTCCTTCTTGCATTGGGGTCCCTCTTGCAACGCCCCGTATAGTGCCCCTTGCAATGTCCTACAAGTTTTGTCTTTCATTGTGGTCCCTCTTGCAATGGGGCCCCTCTTGCAATGTCCCTGGGGTCCAGCCAACATCCTTGTCTGTGATGTTCACCACTACTAGCAGCATCTCCCACTGTTTTAGCTCATGATTGCTTGGTTCATCTCTTAGCTGTGTGCTTCTCCAAGCAACACGGTTGGTCTCTCCCAGGGACAACATCCCACCAGCCCATAAGAAGCCCCAGAAGAACCACACATTACAAGCATCGAGGGCTGACCTGGATCCAGCGGTCACTGCGGCTTTCAACCTCAGAGCAGATGGTCATTTTGCAGTTGGCTTTCCTCAGCAGCGCCTGGAGCTCCTCCAGAAAGACTTCATTGGAGTTGATTCCCCTCTTGATGCTGGAGGGAGAAGAAGGCATGAAGGACCTCAAGAATCCCTCTCACTCCAAACATCCTGTTTCTGGGTAATAGCTCTGCACAAGCCCTTGCAGAAGGTCCTCCAGCTTTCTTCTCGGGGTTGCAAtgagtgcagcagcagcattaggCTCTTGCACAGCATGCATAAAGCCCATGCACaaaggagggaaggggaaaaagctCCTTTATGGAGCGCCCCCAAGGCAGAGGAGCTGTAGAGCGGCGTTTGTCCTACCTGCAgacaaacacctccaggggctgCTGGGTGTTGGGTGTCATTATCCAGGGCGCCATGCGGAAAACCACTGTATCTGTGAAAATGGGGGTCCCAGGAGAATACTGCAAGGGCAAAACACCAGGAGAAGTGGTTGGTAACCTCAGTGGGGGCTTTGTGGGGTCAGGGATGGGGCAGATCCCACGTACCTTATGGGGCACCTCCAGCAAGCTGACGCTGATAGAAACCAACCCAGAGAAACCTGCATCAGGGAAAGCCAACCCTTCCACGTAGAAGGTGTTTTCTCCACTTCTGACATAGTCTAGCACGCAGGAGAGCTTGCCCGGCCCCAGAACGGGTTTGTACTGGGGGTGTGAGTCACTCCCTGCAGAAACATCAAAATAGCCAGCCCACATGCGTGCAAGGAGGCATCGTGGAGGAGGTGATGGTGCCAGCGTGGTTCGCAGAAGAGCAGGTGTGCCGGCTCTTTTCTGGGGAACACACTTGATCTGCTCATACAAAGAGGACTCTATGCCCTCGGGTCAAACCCTTTCAAGGTACGTGTCTCAAGTTAAGCATCTAATGATACAGCTGGCTTCTCTGACCTGATTTTCGGCAGGGAACTGCTGGGATCCACCAAGCGGGGTGTTCAAAGGCGAAGTGCGCAATCCAGTGAGATGGGCTGCTTAGGCAGCTGTGTCGCTGGCTGTGCTTATCCTCCCATGAAATTCTCAAAACTTCTGTAATTCCACTgaacaaagccttttttttcattattttttccccatacatTCCCCCTATACTCCCATCTTCTAAACCAGTTTTGGAGACAAATGGATGTATCCAACAAGTGCTGGCACTCAGCCCTTAATCCTACTGAGAAAAGGGCTTACCCAGTGGGTTCACAATGTGTTGGCATAGATATTTGctaaggaaggaaggaagaaatactCACGGACAGCATGGAAAACCCGCACCTTGTCCGCATCTGACTCGGAGACATGTAGGACAAGCTGGTAGTCAGCAAAGATATTGCTGGGACCTTGAGTCCGCAGTAGCATCACAGACATGTCCTGCAGGTCTATGGGGGAAAAGAGACGGAGAGAGGGGATGCTGGGAGGTTTCCAGCCTCCAGCATCATCTGAGCGCTTTGCTATCCCTCGGTTGCAGGTGGATTTACAGGGCAAGCCTGCTGGGATGAcgctcattttgtttttatagggATGTCCAGGAAATTAAAACAGGGAAGGAGTAGTGGAAAAGAGCCAATTTCTGTTGCAATGGCGGAATGGGTAATGCTGTTGCTATCTCTGATTGCTTTGCAAGCGTCTGATACTATTTTTGTCACTCGTTTCACCATCAGCAGGATCATAAATGAGGGGAAGGATGGAGATGCTGCAAAACACCTCAGTGAGATAGTATGAGCCTCATGGACGAGCCCTACCTGAAGGGGTCTGTATGTCCACCTGGCTGCAGTCTGTCCCCACCGTGCTGGGGCTGTCCTTGTCGCAGTTGACCAACAGCACGGCCCCTTGCCCATCTGGTCCCCATGTCCAGTTGgcctggagaagaaacagcCAATGGGAATGGGAGCGAATCCTGAAAAACTCCTCCCTCCCAGGCTCCTCCCAGTGGTGGTTGTGATGGGAAAACACCACAGCCACAGCCATGCTCGGAGGAGATCCCACAGTGAGCAAACAGGAGAGCTTTGGCAGTGATGCTATCAAGCACTAAATTTCCTAACCTCAGCTTCCAGCCAAGCCAACAAGGACTATTTCAAACAGATCTTATCTTCTAACAAGCCACGTTATATCTGTCAGACCTCATTTGAAAGAGAATATCCCATTTCTAGAAATGCATCTCATCTTGATGTACAATTTGTGCTGCCAATCAGGCTGCAGTTAATGATCTGGGTGTAAGTGCTTGGGTATATGCAGATTTCTTGCCAAAGGGGTAAGTCTCTTGCTGTTTGCTAAACTTGCAGATGAGTCATATAGTGGCACGTTTCAAATCCAAAAAGgaacaacaaccaaaaaaaaaagtcctaggACTGGACTGGAGAGGCAAGATAATCtggcacaaaataaaataaaaagttttcctCCTCAATTAGaaggctgagaatttgctgtgtTACTTTCCCTATTTCAGACACCACCCAAAGCCCTCTCCTTCCTGGAGATTTTCCCTGTGTTTTCCCTCCTTGTGTTGCCTAAAGCCATGCAACATTTCCCATTACCTTGTCCTTCCCTTTGCTCCTCACTCTGCCATTACGGTTCACGTCCACGTCCAGAGATATATCTGAAACATCGGAGCAAGGATACCACTGGCATGAGAATGAGCAGTCATGGACGTTTTGGGCCCATCCTCGCACCATCAATGAGTTACCCAACACCAACTACACCTTTATGCCCTAACACTGCCTCAAAACACCAATAAAAAGCAAACCCAAACTCTTCACGTCTTTGCCCATTCCAGCTATCCTCTCCCATCTTGGGTCCTCCAGCAGGGCTAAACCCACTTGTTTTCAACAATTCATATTGGTGAAATCTCATAatttcatcactgctgaaatagaGTTGCACCAATTTCATGTTGACCATAGGATATTTTCATGAAGCCAAAGGCATGAAGTGGGTGAATGGACACTAAATAATTATTAGAGGTGATATAACATTTGAGAAAGACTTATCCTCAGAGAGCTCTTGGACCAAATTGCAGGTTTACCAGCAACCTCATCTCTACCCTACATAAagcttattttaatatatatccACCAAATGGGACAGCATGTGGAAAATGTGGGTGCTGAAGCAGAAACTGTACTTCTTGATTCAGAGAAGAGGACATAGAGAAGCTGGGCCCataattttggaaatgaagtCGTAAATCCAAGCAAGCAATGAGCTTTTGGAAGGTCAAAGGTCTGCAGACAGCGGTGGCCCTCGATGGCTCCAGTGGAGCCCATGAATGTGGGAAACCATCTTCAGGGGCAATTTTGCCAAGCATGTGCATGACTTGAGGACACAGGTCTGGCTGTCGAGTGAGTGCTTCAGAAAATTCCAAATTTAGGATAATTAATCCATCCAAGTAGAAGACTGCATCCAGACTAGTAGTCTAGACTCCCTTTGTAGTCAGCAGAGGAAAATAGGCATTTCAAGGGAATGATTCATCTCATCCTAAACTCCTAAAATAGGTCAGGCAACTACACTTCTGTGCCTATTCCTCCCCACCAGCCGCACTGGAAGTTGAGGATGGGCTTACTGGTGGAAGGTGGGTGAGATGGTCACCTTTGGATCCTCTTCCATCAATCAAATTGTCTTGGTGGTCAGAGGAGGCTGCTCATAGAGTGTATTGGGTGGGGACAGAGCCCAGCCTGTGTCTTTTTTGCACCACAAAAGGCAGcacaagaacattttaattatttccctcctgcttgtcAGCATAAGCTGTCAACGCCCAAACCCTGGCTGCATGTTGTGGATGGGCAGCCTGCATCCCCACTTAAGTCCCACCTCATGAACCAAATGAGATTGGGGCACTGGAAAGGGTTGGCCAAGTTAGGATGAGTGTTGTCATAATACACACCTACACAGGTGAGGTACAACCATGCCACCGAAATCTCATTCTCTTCCCGTCCGTAGTACGAAATCTTAACCTGCAAAGACATCACCAGGTTCTGACCCAAGTCCTGTGTCTCATCACGCTGAGTAGGTCTTTCCACCCAGTGGGTTGGCCCAGCAATGCTATACAACAAGGTGCTGGAAGGTTCATTAATGTCCTGCTGCTTTAATCATAGTTCAACCAAATAATTTCTGCCTGCTTCAACACAAAAACAGGCatagaaaaagacaaagctgGACTATTTGTTTTGCCTGACATGGAATTTCTGACACTGGCTTTTGCAACCACCTTCATCTCCTTCTCCTTCgtagtttcattttctgtacatGACAATTGCACAATTCTGTGGAAGTTTGAGTTTATTCTACAGAAACATGTCTGATGTCAGCATTACCTAGAAATACTTGAGCCTGCCCATCATTCCTCCTACTTTCCTGGGAAATATGACTGATATTTCCAGACTCAGTGCATAAAAAGCAACTAACCTTATTGTCATTGACAGTCTTGCTGGTGACACCAATGGTCACTACAACCTCTATATCGGGATCCACTGGCCATCTGGAGTTAAGCATGGGTTTTATCATGGGGCTGTGGATGATGTGGACCGTGACTGCAGAGGTAGCATGAACATCAAATGACGTGGCACCCTTAGGGGTCGATCTGAAACAGACAGCAGCATGGAGTCATGGGCcgagttttttttcctctttttctctgtggaaCCAAATTGTTGAACTGAGCTCCCTAGAATTAAAAtttgccccatctctggaggcattcaaggccaggttggatagcATCCTTGGCATCCCAATCTAGTAGTTGACCACCCTGCTCGTGGCaagaggttggaactggatgatctctaaggtcccctccaatctGGCCTTAACCAGGTCTTAGGACTTGGAAACCATCTTCAGGTGATGAAATGCATCGCCTGAATTTTATAAGCATAATCTGTGGCAGAGTTGAGCAAGCAGAGCGCCATCACATCTGTCTGTGGTTAAGCCCCAATTGCACGTCTCTGAAGCCAGGGCACCCAACATCCCTCCCCAGCAGGAAGAGAACCCCCAGAATTTCAGCATCCCACCACAGAACCCAGACCAAGATTGGGGCTGGTTTTGATGTCACTCATCGGGGTGCTGGTTATCGCCAGTCCACCCCCTGACCCAAGAGATACCCAAAGTGGAGCAGAACTTGAATAAGAGAACAGGGAGCCTTCACTCACCTGTATGACTTCCCTGGCCTTTGAAGTGCTGCCTACCTGCTCATTACAGCCCCAG
The sequence above is a segment of the Numida meleagris isolate 19003 breed g44 Domestic line chromosome 20, NumMel1.0, whole genome shotgun sequence genome. Coding sequences within it:
- the LOC110386966 gene encoding protein-arginine deiminase type-1-like — translated: MSQRQVVQMSTSHASYGVCVLGTEVFLDTHRSTPKGATSFDVHATSAVTVHIIHSPMIKPMLNSRWPVDPDIEVVVTIGVTSKTVNDNKVKISYYGREENEISVAWLYLTCVDISLDVDVNRNGRVRSKGKDKANWTWGPDGQGAVLLVNCDKDSPSTVGTDCSQVDIQTPSDLQDMSVMLLRTQGPSNIFADYQLVLHVSESDADKVRVFHAVRSDSHPQYKPVLGPGKLSCVLDYVRSGENTFYVEGLAFPDAGFSGLVSISVSLLEVPHKYSPGTPIFTDTVVFRMAPWIMTPNTQQPLEVFVCSIKRGINSNEVFLEELQALLRKANCKMTICSEVESRSDRWIQDELEFGYVEAPHKSFPVVFDSPRNRGLKDFAFKKILGPDFGYVTRVPPGCDACSLDSFGNLDVSPPVTVRGKEYPLGRILIGSPLPWASGRRMSKVVRDFLYAQKVQAPVEVYSEWLSVGHVDEFLTFVPTYDRKGFRLLLASPTACFKLFQEKQRQGHGEATQLVGMVGSERRSIDDILADERLRNDNKHVQRCIDWNRNLLKRELGLSEQDIIDIPQLFILRGSRAEAFFPDMVNMLVLGRHLGIPKPFGPLIAGQCCLEERVRALLQPLGLSCTFINDFFSYHVLSGDVHCGTNVRRKPLAVKWWHVVP